The proteins below come from a single Sorghum bicolor cultivar BTx623 chromosome 4, Sorghum_bicolor_NCBIv3, whole genome shotgun sequence genomic window:
- the LOC8080379 gene encoding uncharacterized protein LOC8080379, translated as MQRISLRLLRSSAAAAASTTSSSLRGLAVLRGGWPARPALQPPARTAAPADLTRWPPRRGYSQFASGFTPLKPKPLGSILDIERAKGLSPEHLVAAWDDYHLGRGHIGASMKAKLYHLLEQRSDSCRHFVIPLWKGSGYTTMFMQVQMPYIIFTGLEDYKARGTQASPYYTVTHYTEFSETKDTVLIRGDVVFTSKLTDSEAKTLLETAHSFYLNDVRYRLVERFNKETHDFEFRDVLQVLDMPTM; from the exons ATGCAGCGGATTTCGCTGCGACTTCTgcgctcctccgccgccgccgccgcctccaccacctcctcgtccCTCCGCGGCCTGGCAGTACTCCGCGGCGGTTGGCCCGCCCGACCGGCGCTGCAGCCTCCGGCGCGAACCGCGGCGCCGGCCGACCTCACCCGGTGGCCGCCGCGGAGGGGTTACTCCCAGTTCGCCAGCGGGTTCACCCCGCTGAAGCCGAAGCCGCTGGGATCCATCCTCGACATCGAACGCGCCAAGGGCCTCTCCCCCGAGCACCTCGTCGCCGCCTGGGATGAC TATCATTTAGGAAGGGGTCATATAGGTGCATCTATGAAAGCGAAGCTTTACCATCTCTTGGAACAAAGATCAGATTCATG CCGACACTTTGTTATTCCTTTGTGGAAGGGAAGTGGATACACCACTATGTTCATGCAAG TCCAGATGCCATACATTATCTTCACAGGACTTGAAGACTATAAAGCACGAGGCACTCAAGCAAGTCCTTACTACACAGTCACTCATTACACAGAGTTTTCAGAGACCAAGGACACGGTACTTATTCGAGGAGATGTTGTTTTCACCAGCAAACTAACTGATTCAGAGGCAAAGACTCTTCTAGAGACAGCTCACTCGTTCTACCTGAATGATGTGAGGTACAGACTCGTGGAGCGATTCAACAAAGAGACCCATGATTTTGAGTTCCGAGATGTCCTTCAAGTGCTTGATATGCCAACCATGTGA
- the LOC8059087 gene encoding vacuolar cation/proton exchanger 1c isoform X2 — protein sequence MASPNSGEVGAAGDLLETGLLLAASKQEEAAPPAAVETTTTTTSSGRRLAEHEMTATRSRVRQVVRRAAAQLQEVFLGTKLFPLFSAVPLAVAAEHFSFGRAWVFVFSFIGLAPLAERVSFLSEHVADTAGPTAGGLLNATCGNVPELVIALFALHKEKMEILKWSLLGSILSNLLLVLGSSLLCGGLANTGKERPLDRRQADVSIGLLMLGVLCHILPLLSKYTTSTGDSTGSVLVLSRLCAIVMLIAYFGGLVFQLKTHRQFFVQEESSQSSSSSNSDDEGTNNSVIGSASTVIWLIGMTVVIAVLSNYVITTIEEASDALGIPVRFISIILLPVVGNAAEHAGAIIFAFKNKIDITLGIALGSATQILLLVDGKWHYLKGFNLTLCYIVIAVCFFTIKAIPTPKKHMPEMLGLESN from the exons ATGGCGTCTCCCAACAGCGGCGAGGTCGGCGCAGCAGGCGACCTCCTAGAGACCGGTCTGCTGCTGGCCGCCTCCAAGCAGGAGGAGGCGGCGCCGCCAGCTGCCgtggagacgacgacgacgacgacgtcgtcgggGCGGCGTCTGGCGGAGCACGAAATGACGGCGACGCGCTCGCGGGTGCGGCAGGTCGTCCGGCGCGCGGCGGCGCAGTTGCAGGAGGTGTTTCTGGGCACGAAGCTGTTCCCGCTCTTCTCCGCCGTGCCGCTAGCAGTCGCCGCCGAGCACTTCAGCTTCGGCCGG GCATGGGTGTTCGTTTTCAGCTTCATAGGCCTTGCTCCTCTCGCAGAACGTGTGAGCTTCCTAAGCGA GCATGTTGCCGATACAGCAGGACCAACAG CTGGAGGGCTTCTGAATGCAACTTGTGGGAATGTACCTGAACTAGTTATTGCACTGTTTGCCCTGCACAAAGAGAAGATGGAAATCCTAAAGTGGTCTCTTTTAGGTTCCATATTATCTAATTTGCTCCTAGTCCTTGGTTCATCACTCCTTTGTGGTGGGCTTGCTAATACAGGCAAGGAGCGTCCGCTAGACAGG AGACAAGCAGATGTAAGCATAGGCCTCCTGATGCTGGGTGTGCTCTGCCACATCTTACCTCTATTGTCAAAGTACACAACAAGCACTGGAGATAGCACAGGCTCGGTTCTGGTGTTATCAAGATTATGTGCAATCGTAATGCTCATTGCCTACTTTGGAGGTCTCGTCTTCCAGCTAAAGACTCATCGTCAATTTTTTGTGCAAGAG GAAAGTTcacagagcagcagcagcagcaacagtgaCGATGAAGGTACAAACAATTCAGTTATAGGATCTGCCAGTACAGTGATCTGGTTGATTGGGATGACGGTAGTCATTGCTGTGCTTTCTAATTACGTTATCACTACAATTGAG GAAGCATCAGATGCACTTGGTATCCCAGTCAGGTTCATTAGCATTATCCTGCTACCTGTTGTTGGAAATGCGGCGGAGCACGCAGGCGCTATAATATTTgcttttaagaacaaaatt GACATCACCCTGGGAATTGCTCTTGGCTCAGCTACTCAAATTTTGCTGCTTGTG GATGGCAAATGGCATTACTTGAAAGGCTTCAATTTGACACTATGTTACATTGTAATAGCAGTGTGCTTTTTCACCATAAAGGCCATCCCAA CACCAAAGAAGCACATGCCTGAGATGCTGGGTTTGGAATCAAATTGA
- the LOC8059087 gene encoding vacuolar cation/proton exchanger 1c isoform X1, with the protein MASPNSGEVGAAGDLLETGLLLAASKQEEAAPPAAVETTTTTTSSGRRLAEHEMTATRSRVRQVVRRAAAQLQEVFLGTKLFPLFSAVPLAVAAEHFSFGRAWVFVFSFIGLAPLAERVSFLSEHVADTAGPTAGGLLNATCGNVPELVIALFALHKEKMEILKWSLLGSILSNLLLVLGSSLLCGGLANTGKERPLDRRQADVSIGLLMLGVLCHILPLLSKYTTSTGDSTGSVLVLSRLCAIVMLIAYFGGLVFQLKTHRQFFVQEESSQSSSSSNSDDEGTNNSVIGSASTVIWLIGMTVVIAVLSNYVITTIEEASDALGIPVRFISIILLPVVGNAAEHAGAIIFAFKNKIDITLGIALGSATQILLLVVPVILIVSWVNGIPMDLDLNLVETGSLVMTVFTTAFTLQDGKWHYLKGFNLTLCYIVIAVCFFTIKAIPTPKKHMPEMLGLESN; encoded by the exons ATGGCGTCTCCCAACAGCGGCGAGGTCGGCGCAGCAGGCGACCTCCTAGAGACCGGTCTGCTGCTGGCCGCCTCCAAGCAGGAGGAGGCGGCGCCGCCAGCTGCCgtggagacgacgacgacgacgacgtcgtcgggGCGGCGTCTGGCGGAGCACGAAATGACGGCGACGCGCTCGCGGGTGCGGCAGGTCGTCCGGCGCGCGGCGGCGCAGTTGCAGGAGGTGTTTCTGGGCACGAAGCTGTTCCCGCTCTTCTCCGCCGTGCCGCTAGCAGTCGCCGCCGAGCACTTCAGCTTCGGCCGG GCATGGGTGTTCGTTTTCAGCTTCATAGGCCTTGCTCCTCTCGCAGAACGTGTGAGCTTCCTAAGCGA GCATGTTGCCGATACAGCAGGACCAACAG CTGGAGGGCTTCTGAATGCAACTTGTGGGAATGTACCTGAACTAGTTATTGCACTGTTTGCCCTGCACAAAGAGAAGATGGAAATCCTAAAGTGGTCTCTTTTAGGTTCCATATTATCTAATTTGCTCCTAGTCCTTGGTTCATCACTCCTTTGTGGTGGGCTTGCTAATACAGGCAAGGAGCGTCCGCTAGACAGG AGACAAGCAGATGTAAGCATAGGCCTCCTGATGCTGGGTGTGCTCTGCCACATCTTACCTCTATTGTCAAAGTACACAACAAGCACTGGAGATAGCACAGGCTCGGTTCTGGTGTTATCAAGATTATGTGCAATCGTAATGCTCATTGCCTACTTTGGAGGTCTCGTCTTCCAGCTAAAGACTCATCGTCAATTTTTTGTGCAAGAG GAAAGTTcacagagcagcagcagcagcaacagtgaCGATGAAGGTACAAACAATTCAGTTATAGGATCTGCCAGTACAGTGATCTGGTTGATTGGGATGACGGTAGTCATTGCTGTGCTTTCTAATTACGTTATCACTACAATTGAG GAAGCATCAGATGCACTTGGTATCCCAGTCAGGTTCATTAGCATTATCCTGCTACCTGTTGTTGGAAATGCGGCGGAGCACGCAGGCGCTATAATATTTgcttttaagaacaaaatt GACATCACCCTGGGAATTGCTCTTGGCTCAGCTACTCAAATTTTGCTGCTTGTG GTGCCCGTTATTCTAATTGTGTCCTGGGTGAATGGCATCCCTATGGATCTTGACCTGAACCTTGTTGAGACTGGATCATTGGTTATGACAGTATTTACAACTGCTTTTACACTTCAG GATGGCAAATGGCATTACTTGAAAGGCTTCAATTTGACACTATGTTACATTGTAATAGCAGTGTGCTTTTTCACCATAAAGGCCATCCCAA CACCAAAGAAGCACATGCCTGAGATGCTGGGTTTGGAATCAAATTGA